A stretch of Anaeromyxobacter dehalogenans 2CP-1 DNA encodes these proteins:
- a CDS encoding type II toxin-antitoxin system RelE family toxin encodes MADPTAKPSKPAAAKAAKPKKPGKPRTATKAAAPAKAAAGAVKAKANAPRRAPRPPAAAPPAPPLPDPSGDAPLHELSRDGLSVLLYVALLPDETRALVKDLGLTVPGFRTDALSDVERCDVLADEIRAAPATRARALDVLRKEFGGMPLPETHLEPRDADDLLAVGSSDHGLPLALWRVLADPVPGVRERALPVLEQLAKEYYGPAPEGAAPRDPGPKAPSPEQEAAAAAARVQALEKALERAEQQVESVRRKGEEQREKLQEWLKEARARAAQAVDEAARAREAADAAARARERAEAALSAAQATDAAAEAARQRAAARELEGRVAALDAKVARQAAREAELETALRDARAAAQAAPAGAPAAAGVEADEPEDAPSSWLMPVYTREFYDSLAGWDRRIQRAAFKQAALLAQDHRHPSLRALPLEGLPGYYRVRVATDVRLLYRRGERQNEIEILSLIDREDLDRYVRQAKTRQ; translated from the coding sequence GTGGCCGACCCCACGGCGAAGCCGTCGAAGCCCGCCGCGGCCAAGGCCGCGAAGCCGAAGAAGCCCGGCAAGCCGAGGACCGCGACGAAGGCGGCCGCGCCCGCGAAGGCCGCCGCGGGTGCCGTGAAGGCGAAGGCGAACGCGCCCCGGCGCGCCCCGCGTCCGCCCGCGGCGGCGCCGCCTGCTCCGCCGCTCCCGGATCCGTCCGGGGACGCGCCGCTGCACGAGCTCTCGCGCGACGGCCTGTCGGTGCTGCTCTACGTGGCGCTCCTCCCGGACGAGACGCGGGCGCTCGTGAAGGACCTCGGCCTGACCGTGCCCGGGTTCCGCACCGACGCGCTCTCCGACGTGGAGCGCTGCGACGTGCTCGCGGACGAGATCCGCGCCGCGCCCGCCACCCGCGCGCGCGCGCTCGACGTGCTCCGGAAGGAGTTCGGCGGGATGCCGCTGCCGGAGACGCACCTCGAGCCGCGCGACGCGGACGACCTGCTCGCGGTGGGCAGCTCGGACCACGGCCTGCCGCTCGCGCTCTGGCGCGTGCTGGCCGACCCGGTCCCGGGGGTGCGGGAGCGCGCCCTGCCCGTGCTGGAGCAGCTCGCGAAGGAGTACTACGGACCGGCGCCGGAGGGCGCCGCGCCGCGCGACCCGGGGCCGAAGGCGCCCTCGCCGGAGCAGGAGGCCGCCGCCGCGGCCGCGCGCGTGCAGGCCCTGGAGAAGGCGCTCGAGCGCGCCGAGCAGCAGGTCGAGTCGGTCCGGCGCAAGGGCGAGGAGCAGCGCGAGAAGCTCCAGGAGTGGCTGAAGGAGGCGCGCGCTCGCGCGGCGCAGGCGGTGGACGAGGCGGCGCGCGCGCGCGAGGCGGCGGACGCGGCCGCCCGGGCGCGCGAGCGGGCCGAGGCGGCGCTCTCGGCGGCGCAGGCCACCGACGCGGCCGCCGAGGCGGCCCGGCAGCGCGCCGCGGCGCGCGAGCTGGAGGGCAGGGTGGCCGCGCTCGACGCGAAGGTGGCGCGACAGGCGGCGCGCGAGGCGGAGCTGGAGACGGCGCTGCGCGACGCGCGCGCGGCGGCGCAGGCGGCGCCGGCCGGCGCGCCGGCGGCGGCGGGCGTCGAGGCGGACGAGCCGGAGGACGCGCCGTCCTCGTGGCTGATGCCGGTCTACACCCGCGAGTTCTACGACTCGCTCGCGGGGTGGGACCGCCGGATCCAGCGCGCCGCGTTCAAGCAGGCGGCGCTGCTCGCGCAGGACCACCGCCACCCGAGCCTCCGCGCGCTCCCGCTGGAGGGGCTGCCCGGCTACTACCGCGTGCGGGTCGCGACCGACGTGCGGCTGCTGTACCGGCGCGGCGAGCGACAGAACGAGATCGAGATCCTCTCGCTCATCGACCGGGAGGACCTCGACCGCTACGTGCGCCAGGCCAAGACGCGGCAGTGA
- the lexA gene encoding transcriptional repressor LexA has product MEGLTDRQLEVLRFIASQIEDHGYPPTIREIGEALDIRSTNGVNDHLKALERKGYLSRDPVKSRALIPTSAAREALGGGETGSNVVPLVRGPARPGSRMIEIPIVGRVAAGMPILAQERVEDTVQVDAFLLGTNKKVYGLRVQGDSMIGDGILPGDYVFVKKQLNADDGEIVVAMIDDEATVKRVYFEGDRVRFQPSNPRMAPIYVRHSDFRSTMILGVVVGVYRKLT; this is encoded by the coding sequence ATGGAAGGCCTCACCGACCGCCAGCTCGAGGTGCTCCGCTTCATCGCCTCGCAGATCGAGGACCACGGCTACCCGCCCACGATCCGCGAGATCGGCGAGGCGCTGGACATCCGCTCCACGAACGGCGTCAACGACCACCTCAAGGCGCTCGAGCGCAAGGGCTACCTCTCGCGCGATCCGGTGAAGTCGCGCGCGCTCATCCCGACGTCGGCGGCGCGCGAGGCGCTCGGCGGCGGCGAGACCGGCTCCAACGTGGTCCCGCTGGTGCGCGGGCCGGCCCGGCCCGGCAGCCGGATGATCGAGATCCCCATCGTCGGCCGCGTGGCCGCCGGCATGCCGATCCTCGCGCAGGAGCGCGTCGAGGACACGGTGCAGGTGGACGCGTTCCTGCTCGGCACGAACAAGAAGGTCTACGGGCTGCGCGTCCAGGGCGACTCGATGATCGGCGACGGGATCCTGCCCGGCGACTACGTGTTCGTGAAGAAGCAGCTCAACGCGGACGACGGCGAGATCGTGGTCGCGATGATCGACGACGAGGCCACCGTGAAGCGCGTCTACTTCGAGGGCGACCGCGTGCGCTTCCAGCCCTCGAACCCGCGCATGGCGCCCATCTACGTCCGCCACTCCGACTTCCGCAGCACCATGATCCTGGGCGTGGTGGTGGGCGTGTACCGCAAGCTCACCTGA
- a CDS encoding ABC1 kinase family protein, which produces MLGRAFQDLNRLRQISAAMARHGFGAYLERMRLRDVLGRDAPPPGEPLPPPDRSTAARFRTMLGELGPTFIKLGQLLSSRPDVLPSHWVDELEKLQDACPPVGVAEIRDEIERGLGRPVETLFAALDPVPLASASIAQVHRATTHEGVQVVVKVQRPRIREQIESDLALLHDLAGLLEAVIEETGIYTPTGVMEEFDRTIHEELDFSNEARNATAMYETSAGREFLVIPRVHKALSCDTVLTLDYVEGVKVSDVTAEAGFDLEQVARNVIEASFRQLFEDGLFHGDPHPGNILVLPGNRIALLDFGLVGRLSRVQQEALVTLIVAVALRDPETVARVLNRIGVPDARAPITEFREDIRVILDRYLGLRLDEIRSATLLRDLLDLAIRHRIRIPKEYAVLAKASVTIEGIIRRLYPKLDILEVGLPYAKELLLSRFNPSDASGLVMRSLLKLQGLAEDVPTQLSQILVDLEGGKFRVNVASDAIDRIGGHVRALAVLVFLGLLAAGLTVGGLVVLASGEGLLGGLALGAAAVLCAFAAAYHLATLRMRKISLRRWLKR; this is translated from the coding sequence ATGCTCGGGCGGGCGTTCCAGGATCTCAACCGGCTGCGGCAGATCTCGGCCGCCATGGCCCGCCACGGCTTCGGCGCGTACCTCGAGCGGATGCGGCTGCGGGACGTGCTGGGCCGCGACGCGCCGCCGCCGGGAGAGCCCCTCCCGCCCCCGGATCGCAGCACCGCGGCGCGCTTCCGCACCATGCTCGGGGAGCTCGGGCCCACGTTCATCAAGCTGGGGCAGCTCCTCTCCTCCCGGCCCGACGTGCTGCCCTCGCACTGGGTCGACGAGCTCGAGAAGCTGCAGGACGCCTGCCCGCCGGTGGGCGTCGCCGAGATCCGCGACGAGATCGAGCGCGGCCTGGGCCGCCCCGTGGAGACGCTGTTCGCCGCGCTGGATCCGGTCCCGCTCGCCAGCGCCTCGATCGCGCAGGTGCACCGCGCCACCACGCACGAGGGCGTGCAGGTGGTGGTGAAGGTCCAGCGCCCGCGCATCCGGGAGCAGATCGAGTCGGACCTGGCGCTGCTCCACGACCTGGCCGGCCTGCTCGAGGCGGTGATCGAGGAGACCGGCATCTACACGCCCACCGGCGTGATGGAGGAGTTCGACCGGACCATCCACGAGGAGCTCGACTTCTCGAACGAGGCCCGCAACGCGACCGCCATGTACGAGACGTCGGCCGGCCGCGAGTTCCTGGTGATCCCGCGCGTGCACAAGGCGCTCTCGTGCGACACCGTGCTCACGCTCGACTACGTGGAGGGCGTGAAGGTCTCCGACGTCACCGCCGAGGCCGGGTTCGACCTCGAGCAGGTGGCCCGCAACGTCATCGAGGCGTCGTTCCGGCAGCTGTTCGAGGACGGGCTCTTCCACGGCGACCCGCACCCCGGGAACATCCTGGTGCTGCCGGGGAACCGCATCGCCCTGCTCGACTTCGGCTTGGTGGGCCGCCTGTCGCGCGTGCAGCAGGAGGCGCTCGTCACGCTCATCGTGGCGGTGGCGCTGCGCGACCCGGAGACGGTGGCGCGGGTGCTGAACCGGATCGGCGTGCCGGACGCGCGCGCGCCCATCACCGAGTTCCGCGAGGACATCCGCGTCATCCTCGACCGCTACCTGGGCCTGCGGCTGGACGAGATCCGCAGCGCCACGCTGCTGCGGGACCTCCTCGACCTCGCCATCCGCCACCGCATCCGCATCCCGAAGGAGTACGCGGTCCTCGCGAAGGCGTCGGTCACCATCGAGGGCATCATCCGCCGGCTGTACCCGAAGCTCGACATCCTCGAGGTCGGGCTGCCCTACGCAAAGGAGCTGCTGCTCTCGCGCTTCAACCCGTCCGACGCCTCCGGCCTGGTGATGCGCTCGCTGCTCAAGCTCCAGGGCCTCGCCGAGGACGTGCCCACCCAGCTCTCGCAGATCCTGGTGGACCTCGAGGGCGGCAAGTTCCGCGTGAACGTCGCCTCCGACGCCATCGACCGGATCGGCGGCCACGTGCGCGCGCTCGCGGTGCTGGTGTTCCTCGGGCTGCTCGCGGCCGGCCTCACCGTGGGGGGGCTGGTGGTGCTGGCGAGCGGCGAGGGCCTGCTGGGCGGGCTCGCGCTGGGCGCTGCGGCGGTGCTGTGCGCGTTCGCGGCGGCGTACCACCTCGCCACGCTGCGGATGCGCAAGATCTCGCTGCGCCGCTGGCTGAAGCGCTGA
- a CDS encoding metallophosphoesterase family protein, whose amino-acid sequence MTHGGGVDSIHRAFPSGSAPLPGARILRLGHISDLHVADRSRYPRNGFTARDCERHSTRLAKGLLDALREIGVDHLVVTGDLTFSGEPREFERAAELLRPFAEAGKLTVVPGNHDVWTEESVETGRFLRALGPDGKGMKKAAPSYPHVVPLGDEAVLVALDSARYGDDPWTTPGRLGGEQLRAARELAREHARLGRAVLLAFHHHVVLPPERVPSDAHVCRMPLADADQVVRLVAEVPVAAVLHGHRHTAFRVDLPGAAGPTPVLCAGSASRTADEPVRRARAYLYEVDRTGVRSVEALVAGTE is encoded by the coding sequence TTGACGCACGGGGGAGGGGTCGATAGCATCCACCGCGCGTTTCCGTCCGGTTCCGCACCCCTCCCAGGAGCCCGCATCCTCCGCCTCGGTCACATCAGCGACCTGCACGTGGCCGACCGCAGCCGCTACCCGCGGAACGGCTTCACCGCGCGCGACTGCGAGCGCCACTCGACGCGGCTGGCGAAGGGCCTGCTCGACGCCCTGCGGGAGATCGGGGTGGACCACCTGGTGGTCACCGGGGACCTCACGTTCTCCGGCGAGCCGCGCGAGTTCGAGCGCGCGGCCGAGCTGCTCCGGCCGTTCGCCGAGGCGGGCAAGCTCACGGTGGTGCCCGGCAATCACGACGTGTGGACCGAGGAGTCGGTGGAGACCGGCCGGTTCCTGCGCGCGCTCGGCCCCGACGGCAAGGGCATGAAGAAGGCGGCGCCGTCCTATCCGCACGTGGTGCCGCTCGGCGACGAGGCGGTGCTCGTCGCGCTCGACAGCGCACGCTACGGCGACGATCCCTGGACCACCCCCGGCCGCCTGGGCGGCGAGCAGCTCCGCGCCGCGCGCGAGCTGGCCCGCGAGCACGCGCGGCTGGGGCGGGCGGTGCTGCTCGCGTTCCACCACCACGTGGTGCTCCCGCCCGAGCGCGTGCCGTCCGACGCGCACGTGTGCCGCATGCCGCTCGCCGACGCGGACCAGGTGGTCCGGCTGGTGGCCGAGGTCCCGGTGGCGGCGGTCCTGCACGGGCACCGCCACACCGCGTTCCGGGTGGACCTCCCCGGCGCGGCCGGGCCGACGCCCGTCCTGTGCGCGGGATCGGCGTCGCGGACCGCCGACGAGCCGGTCCGCAGAGCCCGCGCCTACCTGTACGAGGTCGATCGCACCGGGGTCCGCAGCGTCGAGGCCCTGGTCGCCGGCACGGAGTGA